CACACTTCCTATTACCACCCCTGGATTCTGGCCCATCCGGACTGGTACACCCGTGACGCCACCGGCCAAATCGTGCACCCCGACCCGCAGTGGACCGACGTGGCCGACCTCAACTACCGCGAACCGGCCCTGCGCCAGGCTATGGTGGCGGCCATTAAATCTTGGGTGACCCAGCACGCCATCGACGGCTTCCGCTGCGATGCCGCCGACCTGGTGCCCGACGACTTCTGGCTGCCGGCCCTGAGCGAGCTGCGCCAGGCCAACCCCAACCTGTTTTTTTTGGCCGAAGGCCGCCGGACGGCCCACTACGCCTCGGGCTTCCAGCTCACGTTTGGCTGGGATTTCTACAGTGCCTTGCAAAACGTGGTCGTCCGCCGGGCCCCGGCCGCCAGCCTGGCCGCGGCCCACGCCCAGGAGATGCAAAGCGTGCCGGCCGGCGCCTATCGCCTGCGCTTCACCACCAACCACGACGAAGTGCAGGCCGCACCGCCAGCGGTTCGCTTTGGCAGCGAGGCAGCCGCCCGCGCCGCCTACGTAGCCACGCTGGCATTTGGGGCCGCCCCGCTGCTCTACAACGGCCAGGAAGCCGGCGACCCAGCCCAACTCAACAGCCCCACCCGCCAGCCCATTCGCTGGAGCTACGACCCCAGCGCCGGCCGGTTTTACCGCGAACTGCTGGCGGCCTACAACCACCTGCCGGCGCTGCGGGCCGGCCCCGCCGAGTACTTCGACCAAAGCCCTAATGCCGTGGTGGTGCGCCACCGGCTCAACGGCCAGGAAGTGGCCGTGCTCGTCAACCTGAGCAACGGTCCGGTCTCGGTGGCGCTGCCCACGGCCCTGCAGGGGGCCGCCTGGACGGATGCGCTCACGAAAATTGCCGTGCCCGGGGCATCGGTAGTGGCCCTGCCCGCGTATGGCTACCTGGTATGGCAGCGCTAAATACCACGCACCGCCGCCTGCCCCCGCCCGCCAATGAATAGGAACCTGAAGTTGCCTTCGATTCCGCTCCGCTTGTTTCTTTGCGCGGCATGAACACCCAAACGCGAAGCCTGCAGTATTTCTTTTTCGGGCAGAATTTCTCGGATGGCGTGCGCACCACGGTGGCCATTTTGCTGCCCGCTCTGCTACTGGCGCAATTGGGCCACTTCGACGCGGGCCTCACCGTCTCGACCGGGGCCGTGTGCGTGAGCGTGACCGACACGCCGGGCCCGCCCGGGCACCGGCGCAACGGCATGCTGGCGGCGCTGGCCCTGGTGGGCATCACGGCCCTGCTCACCGGCGTGGCGGCCACCAGCGTGTGGTTGCTGGGCCTGGAAGTGGCCGCGCTCAGCTTCCTGTTCACCATGTTCCTGATTTGGGGCAGCCGGGCGGCCGCGGTGGGCACGGCCGGGCTGCTCAACGTGGTGCTGCTGCTGGCGCACCCGCCCACGCTGGCCCAGCTGCTGCCCCACGCGGGGCTGCTGCTGGCGGGCGGGCTCTGGTATGCCGGGCTGGCGCTGCTGGTGCACCGGGTGCGGCCCTACCGGCCGGCCCAGCAGGCACTGGGCGAATGCATCCATGCCCTGGCGCGGTTTATGGAGCTGAAAGCGGACTTCTACAACCCCGAAACCGCCCTCGATGCCGACTACCGGCAGCTGGTGGCCCAGCAGGTGGTGGTGAATGAAAAGCAGGAAGCTGCGCGCGACTTCCTGTTCCGCACCCGTCAGATTGTAAACGAAACCACCAGCATCGGCCGCCGCCTGGTGCTCACCTTCGTGGAAACGGTGGATTTGTACGAGCGCATCACGGCCAGCTACTACGACTACGCTACCGTGCGCGCCGCCTTTGGCAACAGCGGTGTGCTGCCCCTGGTGGCCGCCCTCATTCGCGACATCGCCACCGAGCTCGACCAGCTCGGGGTAGCCATCCAGGCTAACCGCCCCGATGCGGGCCGCGCCCCCGACCTCAACGCCCAACTGGCCCAGCTGCAAGCCCACATCAGCGCCCTCGACGCCGACCCCAGCACCGGCGGCAGCACGCTGGTGCTCAAGAAAATCCTGGTCAATCTGCGTGATATCATTCGCCGGGTGGGCAACATCCGGCGCTACTTCGACGAAAGCCGGGCAACGGCCGCGCCCGTTCCCAGCCGCGCGGCCGAGCACGCCCGCTTCGTGGCCCATCAGGAAGTAGAGGTGCAGGCCCTGAGCCAGAACCTCACCCTCAAATCGGCGGTGTTCCGGCATGCCGTGCGCATGATGCTGGCCTGCATCGTGGCATTCGCGGTAGGTGAGGGGCTGTGGCACGGCCAGCACAACTACTGGATTCTGATGACGGTGACCATCATGCTCAAGCCCGGCTTCAGCCTGACGCGCCAGCGCAACACCGAGCGCATCATTGGCACGCTGGCCGGGGGCGCGCTGGGCAGTGCGGTGCTGTGGCTGGTGCACTGGCCTCCGGCACAGTTTGGCGTGCTGGTGGCGTTTATGGTGCTGGCCTACAGCTTTCAGCGCACCAAATACCTGCTCACGGTGGTGTTCCTCACAGCCTACCTGCTCATTCTGTTCAGCTTCCTAGGGTTGAGCTACATCGGGGTGGTCGAAGAGCGCATTGCTGATACGCTTATTGGCTGCGCCATTGCCTTCTTGGCCGGCTACTTCCTGTTTCCCAATTGGGAGTCGGAGCAGCTGACCGACTACATGGCCGCGGCGCTGCGCGCCAACCTGGACTACCTGCGCCAGCTGGCCAACCGCCTCGCCGGCCGCCCCCTGCCGCCCAACGAGTACCGCCTGCTGCGCAAGCAGGTGTACGTGACCGGCGCCAACCTGGCCGCGGCCTTCCAGCGCATGCTCACCGAGCCCAAGCGCAAGCAGCACCGCCCCATCGAAACCCACGAATTTGTGGTGCTGAACCACATTCTGTCGTCCAACATCGCTGCCCTCACCGCTACCCTGCGGGAGGCCGCGCCCGCCGTGCCGCCCTTCCCCGCCGAGAGCCGGCGGGCCCTCACCAGCGCTCTGGCCACGCTCCACAAAAGCCTCGCCCGGATAGCCCCCGCCACCACCGCTACCGCCGCCCCAGAGCTGGGCCGCGCCGAACCCGCCGTGCCTGTCGCCGCCGAGGATAAATCCCTGCTGGAGCAACTTACCTTCCTACAAAAAGTGAGCGGCGACATCGGCAAGGTGACCGAAGTGCTGGTAGGTAAATAATTAAGAATTAATAATGAGAAATGAAGAATTGGGGGCGTTGCGCTAATTCCTCATTCTTAATTCTTAATTCTTAATTATTCAGTAGGGTAGGCGCACCACTACGCGAGTGCCGGACCCCGGCGACTCAATGTTGACGGTGCCGCCCAGGTAGGCGGTGCGGGTGCGCACGCCGCGCAGCCCAATGCCAGTGATGGGGGCATCTTCGCCGCGCCCGAAGCCGCGGCCGTCGTCTTCCACGCACAGCTCCAGTACCTCGGGGTGGAGGCGCAGCTGCACCTCTACTTGCTGGGCTTGGGCGTGACGCACGGCGTTGTTTACTAGCTCGGCCACAATGCGGTAGGCGGCCGACTGCACGGCTTGGGGAAGCTGGTCTATGCCGGCATCGAAATGCGTGATTACCCGCGGGGTGCCGTTGAGGTTAAGAGCTTCGCAAAGCGACGCCACGGAACGGGTGAGGCGGTTGGTGCCGGGCTCGGCGGGCAGCAGGGCGTGGCTCAGTTGGCGCACCTGCTCGTAGAGCTGACCCAGTATTTCTTCCGTGAGCTGGCCGATGGAGCGGGCCTTGGGCGCGGCGGCCAGGGCCTCGCGCACGGCTTCGCTTTGCCAGGCCATGTGCAGCGCCGCCAAGTTGGGGCCCATGGCATCGTGCAGCTCGCGGGCCAGCTGCTCGCGCTCGGCGTCCTGGGCGGCTATTAGGCGGCGGCCCACCTCGTTGCGCTGCTGCAGCTCCTGGATGCGCAGCCGGGCATTTTGCCGCAGCGTATGGCGGAAGCGGCCCGTGAGCAGCGCGCTCAGCACCAGCAGCTCCACAAACAGGCCCCAGGCCAGCGTATTGGGGTAGACGGGGTTGTAGCTGGTCAGGCCCAGGTGGTTGAGCCAGAATACGGCGTAGCCCGTGAAAAAGAAGAAGTACGTGAGGGCGTAGTAAGCCGCCAGCCGCCGGCGGCGCCGGCCAATTAGCACCGTCAACAGCGTCACCCAGCCGTACCCAAACACAAGCAGCACGAGCAGCTCCCGCGCCCCGTTCAGCACTTCCACCAGGCCCAGGTTGTGCTTCACGGCCCAGGGGAATAGCACCGCGTATACCGCCACAAAGGCCACCGCCGAGCCGGCCAACCAGTTGCCGGCCCGGTACAGCCCGCGCCAGCCGCTGCGCAGCCGCAAAAACAGCTGCATGATGCGAATGCCCGCCGCACCCGCCAGCACAATAAAATTGTACTGCCCCACCGACCAGATGAGCCGGTACAGCCCCGCGGGCAGGAGCATGGCATCCAGCCCGTCTTCCATCATCAAAAACAGCGTGACGCACACCACGTAGGCCCCGTACCACAAGTGAATCCGGTCGCGCAGGAACGCGAAAAGCACCAGATTGAACAGGGCACTGCCCAGGTAAAAGCCCAGCAGCCACACCCAGTGCCGCTCAAACGGAAAGTGCATTTCCCAGCTCAGAAAGTGCTCGGCGGTTTCGATGTAGGTGGGCAGGTACACGCCGCCGGTGTGCACGTCGGCGCGCAGGTACAGCACCGCCGCCTCGCCGGGGTTCAGGGTAAAGGGAAAGCTGAGCGAGCGGGCCGGAAACAGGCGCTCGGTGGCGGGCACCCAGGAACTGGCCGCGCCCAGGCGGGTAAACGTGGTTTCGCCCTGCCGCCGGCAATAGAGCGCGGCGCTGTCGGTGAAATTGAAGATGCTCCACAGAAAGCGCAGGCGTTGGGGCTCGGTGTTGCGCACGGGCAGCCGCATCCACACCCGCCGGTGCATGATGCCCAAGTTCAGGGTCTTGTGCCAGGGGCCGGGCCGAAATTTGCCCGCCCGCCATTGGGCTTCGGCCTGCTCCGGGCTAGCCGGCACTCCAAACGGCTCGGTGTAGTAGCGGTACGCCTCCGAAATATGCACGCCCTTGGGGTCTTTCAGCAGTAGGGTGTCGCGGAGGCTGTGGGGTGCGTCGGCGGCCTGCACGGCCCCCGCACCCCACAGCCAGCACCCCAACATCAACACCGTGAAGAAGTGAACCCGCATAGGCAGTAGCGAATGGAACCAAGGTGCTCGGGCGGCAAATAACTAAAAAGTCATCATATTTTTAAATTTATATCCTTAGGTGGAACTGCGAGAGGCGGGCCGACGAATTCAGCTGCCCTACCTGTGACATACGCACAAAAAAACCAGCTCAGTTGGCTGAGCTGGTTTTTTATAAAAAAGGCGGATTAGTCAGTCGGAATAAATACTCAGCAGGACCGTGTTTTTTCAAGCCGACGAATTTCTTTACAGCCCGTGAGGGAGCTTAACGCCACGGCTAGCGCGTCAGCACCACCCGGCCGCTGGTCGATTTGTCGCCGGTGGTGAGCTTGTAGATGTAGGTGCCGGCGGCCAGCTGCGAGCCGTCGAACACCTGCGTGTGCGGGCCGGCTGCCTGAACTTCGCTACGCAGGGTCTTCACGCGCTGGCCCAGCAGGTTGAATACTTCCAGGCGCACGGCGCTCTCCTGCGGCAGGCTGTAGGTGAGCACGGTCTGGCTCTGGAAGGGGTTGGGGGCGGCGGATAGCGCCATTTCGGCTGGCTGCGGCGTGCTGCCCGGGGCTGCTGCCTGCGCGCTGTTGGAGGCGGCGGTGGGCATGTTCCACTGGTCGTGGGTGCGGGTCACCAGCACGGCAAACTCGGCCCGCTTCACCACTTGCAGGGGCTTGAAGGTGGCGTGCAGCACGGGCTGCAAGTCCGTTGGGCCCTGGCTGAGGGTGTAGTAGGCGTTCATGATGTTCATGTCCAGGGCCACCTGCACGTAGCCGGCCAGGCCGGCCGGAATCTGGGCGGCGTCTTCCACGGGGATGCGCTGGCC
This region of Hymenobacter sedentarius genomic DNA includes:
- a CDS encoding alpha-amylase family glycosyl hydrolase, whose protein sequence is MKDASRPALFAARAWLGMALVVLASLAGCRAGGEEAPAPQPTSISPLPALAAQDVVLYEVFIADFSAAGTLDGMLPRLDSLKALGVNTLWLMPLHPTHGSPYAVDDYGAVNREFGDMAAFDRLVAAAHQRGLRVMLDWVANHTSYYHPWILAHPDWYTRDATGQIVHPDPQWTDVADLNYREPALRQAMVAAIKSWVTQHAIDGFRCDAADLVPDDFWLPALSELRQANPNLFFLAEGRRTAHYASGFQLTFGWDFYSALQNVVVRRAPAASLAAAHAQEMQSVPAGAYRLRFTTNHDEVQAAPPAVRFGSEAAARAAYVATLAFGAAPLLYNGQEAGDPAQLNSPTRQPIRWSYDPSAGRFYRELLAAYNHLPALRAGPAEYFDQSPNAVVVRHRLNGQEVAVLVNLSNGPVSVALPTALQGAAWTDALTKIAVPGASVVALPAYGYLVWQR
- a CDS encoding 7TM diverse intracellular signaling domain-containing protein; its protein translation is MRVHFFTVLMLGCWLWGAGAVQAADAPHSLRDTLLLKDPKGVHISEAYRYYTEPFGVPASPEQAEAQWRAGKFRPGPWHKTLNLGIMHRRVWMRLPVRNTEPQRLRFLWSIFNFTDSAALYCRRQGETTFTRLGAASSWVPATERLFPARSLSFPFTLNPGEAAVLYLRADVHTGGVYLPTYIETAEHFLSWEMHFPFERHWVWLLGFYLGSALFNLVLFAFLRDRIHLWYGAYVVCVTLFLMMEDGLDAMLLPAGLYRLIWSVGQYNFIVLAGAAGIRIMQLFLRLRSGWRGLYRAGNWLAGSAVAFVAVYAVLFPWAVKHNLGLVEVLNGARELLVLLVFGYGWVTLLTVLIGRRRRRLAAYYALTYFFFFTGYAVFWLNHLGLTSYNPVYPNTLAWGLFVELLVLSALLTGRFRHTLRQNARLRIQELQQRNEVGRRLIAAQDAEREQLARELHDAMGPNLAALHMAWQSEAVREALAAAPKARSIGQLTEEILGQLYEQVRQLSHALLPAEPGTNRLTRSVASLCEALNLNGTPRVITHFDAGIDQLPQAVQSAAYRIVAELVNNAVRHAQAQQVEVQLRLHPEVLELCVEDDGRGFGRGEDAPITGIGLRGVRTRTAYLGGTVNIESPGSGTRVVVRLPY
- a CDS encoding FUSC family membrane protein, with translation MNTQTRSLQYFFFGQNFSDGVRTTVAILLPALLLAQLGHFDAGLTVSTGAVCVSVTDTPGPPGHRRNGMLAALALVGITALLTGVAATSVWLLGLEVAALSFLFTMFLIWGSRAAAVGTAGLLNVVLLLAHPPTLAQLLPHAGLLLAGGLWYAGLALLVHRVRPYRPAQQALGECIHALARFMELKADFYNPETALDADYRQLVAQQVVVNEKQEAARDFLFRTRQIVNETTSIGRRLVLTFVETVDLYERITASYYDYATVRAAFGNSGVLPLVAALIRDIATELDQLGVAIQANRPDAGRAPDLNAQLAQLQAHISALDADPSTGGSTLVLKKILVNLRDIIRRVGNIRRYFDESRATAAPVPSRAAEHARFVAHQEVEVQALSQNLTLKSAVFRHAVRMMLACIVAFAVGEGLWHGQHNYWILMTVTIMLKPGFSLTRQRNTERIIGTLAGGALGSAVLWLVHWPPAQFGVLVAFMVLAYSFQRTKYLLTVVFLTAYLLILFSFLGLSYIGVVEERIADTLIGCAIAFLAGYFLFPNWESEQLTDYMAAALRANLDYLRQLANRLAGRPLPPNEYRLLRKQVYVTGANLAAAFQRMLTEPKRKQHRPIETHEFVVLNHILSSNIAALTATLREAAPAVPPFPAESRRALTSALATLHKSLARIAPATTATAAPELGRAEPAVPVAAEDKSLLEQLTFLQKVSGDIGKVTEVLVGK